The following are encoded together in the Piscirickettsia litoralis genome:
- a CDS encoding queuosine precursor transporter: MKIKPLAIENFQMNQTNSTCMWLLFISYSMVLVLANWFDVRIISFLNLNTDAGTLIFPFTFLLSNAITEVYGYKNARMAIWLGFAFNILFIVYGQIVIHMPSPDFQTNNIAFDNLFDSSVRVILASTASYFFAEPLNSLVMSKLKMKFNGKHKAFRFLASTVVASFADSFIFGFVAFYGIWNDENLINFCLTMWLIKVFIEFCGLPFSVRLTSYLKKKDQVDIYDINTKYTFFSLERNYNKENNKYRDENDG, encoded by the coding sequence ATGAAAATTAAGCCGTTAGCAATTGAAAATTTTCAAATGAATCAAACTAACTCAACATGTATGTGGTTACTTTTTATAAGCTATTCAATGGTGTTAGTTTTAGCAAATTGGTTTGATGTAAGGATAATCAGTTTTCTTAATTTAAACACTGATGCAGGGACATTGATTTTTCCATTTACATTTTTACTATCAAATGCAATCACAGAAGTTTATGGCTACAAAAATGCACGTATGGCAATTTGGCTCGGCTTCGCATTTAATATATTATTTATAGTTTATGGGCAAATTGTCATACATATGCCAAGCCCAGATTTTCAGACTAATAATATAGCTTTTGACAATTTATTTGATAGCAGTGTAAGAGTTATTTTGGCTTCAACAGCTAGTTATTTTTTTGCTGAGCCATTAAATAGCTTAGTGATGTCTAAATTAAAAATGAAATTTAATGGAAAACATAAAGCTTTTAGATTTTTAGCTTCTACTGTTGTAGCTTCTTTTGCTGATTCATTCATTTTTGGTTTCGTTGCTTTTTATGGCATTTGGAATGATGAAAATTTGATAAATTTTTGCTTAACAATGTGGTTAATAAAGGTATTTATTGAGTTTTGTGGCCTCCCATTCTCAGTTAGGCTTACTTCCTATCTAAAGAAAAAAGACCAGGTTGATATTTATGATATTAATACTAAATACACATTTTTCAGTTTAGAAAGAAATTATAATAAAGAGAATAATAAATATCGAGATGAAAATGATGGTTAA
- a CDS encoding GNAT family N-acetyltransferase, with amino-acid sequence MMVKVSTNKNKLDIELIHKILSKCCYWAKDVPLEIVQKSIDNSYCFGAYSANDQLIGFVRVITDYCTYGYITDAFVLPEHQGNGIFRYLMDCVLGDEQLQNFKTWSLVSTPQSKALYKELGFSELKENGDHLEINDLEIYSRQHVVAY; translated from the coding sequence ATGATGGTTAAGGTATCAACAAATAAAAATAAGCTCGATATAGAGCTTATTCATAAAATTTTATCGAAATGCTGTTATTGGGCAAAAGATGTACCTTTAGAGATTGTGCAAAAATCAATAGACAATTCGTACTGTTTTGGTGCATACAGTGCAAACGATCAGCTTATTGGCTTCGTCCGAGTGATAACAGATTACTGCACTTATGGTTATATAACTGATGCTTTTGTCCTTCCTGAACACCAAGGAAATGGCATATTCAGGTATTTAATGGATTGCGTTTTAGGTGATGAGCAGCTACAAAACTTTAAAACTTGGTCTCTTGTATCAACTCCCCAATCAAAAGCTCTTTATAAAGAATTGGGGTTTTCAGAGTTAAAGGAAAATGGTGACCACCTAGAAATCAATGATCTCGAAATATATTCACGACAACATGTTGTCGCCTATTAA
- a CDS encoding helix-turn-helix domain-containing protein, with product MSTVYFGQRVKELRIEYKMTQTELGKKVGVVRSAVSSWERGTAKTVTPEHLFSLAKALFVSPEWLALGEGPKFPQKIDVNEQVMEYTIAIAGSYKQPVGKVVNFSMLVGLNQFYSYNYHECCDISTKNLERAIKILKDNEDLSSSLDQCIKENKISKEKAIEEFMRLGAIAWKQNKENDS from the coding sequence ATGTCAACTGTTTACTTTGGCCAACGAGTAAAAGAGCTACGCATAGAATATAAAATGACTCAAACAGAGTTAGGCAAAAAAGTAGGAGTTGTTAGGAGTGCTGTATCTAGCTGGGAAAGAGGAACAGCAAAAACCGTCACCCCAGAGCATCTTTTCTCACTAGCAAAAGCATTATTCGTCTCTCCAGAATGGCTTGCTCTTGGGGAAGGTCCAAAATTTCCTCAAAAAATAGACGTTAATGAGCAAGTTATGGAGTACACTATTGCAATAGCTGGCTCATACAAGCAGCCCGTTGGAAAAGTAGTAAATTTCTCAATGCTAGTCGGGCTAAATCAATTCTACTCCTACAACTACCATGAATGTTGTGACATATCAACTAAGAATCTCGAACGGGCGATAAAAATCCTAAAAGACAATGAAGACTTATCCTCCTCTCTTGACCAATGCATTAAAGAAAATAAGATCAGTAAAGAAAAAGCCATTGAAGAATTTATGAGGCTAGGAGCAATCGCTTGGAAACAGAATAAGGAAAATGATAGTTAA
- a CDS encoding replication initiation protein, whose product MQLKERVLQTFVNALPEKPYCSFDLKEGVKIWPKEGALKTNYIQANPPTSKSWLIIDIDQPDSTFLYEKLGLPAPNIISINRDNRHVHYFYNIHEVYTSKNAHTAPQEYLKAIERAYVEKLDADKGYTGLIAKNPLSDEWFTIYPTDHKYSLGELAEHVELKRDFIPLTRQIRENEGRNNELFDKLRFWSYAEKKNHNSYESFHSACLAKGKGINGQGYNSATGYLPTSEIEATVKSITKWTWKHYKGAGTNTKNRGVMCLNKTQLTATEKMQAGALYSAEIKRGKTFDKLKRAARGAKLGIDLKLNLNQADIAQRSGMSLSTVKRCWVAVLDYIFKGVIRGISDISAGGLEAMALFVGEVVRLILDRRPQNVPLDEADWSDFELGLVER is encoded by the coding sequence ATGCAATTAAAAGAGAGGGTACTACAAACTTTTGTTAATGCTTTGCCTGAAAAGCCATACTGCTCTTTCGATTTAAAAGAGGGGGTAAAGATATGGCCAAAAGAAGGCGCATTAAAAACAAACTATATTCAGGCGAACCCACCCACAAGCAAAAGCTGGTTAATTATTGATATAGATCAGCCAGATTCAACTTTCTTATATGAAAAGCTGGGTTTGCCTGCGCCAAACATCATAAGCATTAATCGAGATAATCGCCACGTTCATTATTTCTACAATATTCACGAAGTTTATACGAGCAAAAACGCCCATACTGCGCCTCAAGAGTATTTAAAAGCCATTGAGAGAGCCTATGTTGAGAAATTAGACGCAGATAAAGGCTATACAGGCTTAATTGCTAAAAACCCTTTATCTGACGAATGGTTTACTATTTACCCAACTGATCATAAATATTCATTGGGCGAACTTGCTGAACATGTCGAACTAAAACGAGACTTTATACCATTAACTAGACAGATTCGTGAAAATGAGGGACGGAATAATGAGCTTTTCGATAAGCTAAGGTTCTGGTCCTATGCAGAAAAGAAAAATCACAACTCTTATGAGTCGTTTCATTCAGCCTGCTTAGCCAAAGGTAAAGGGATTAACGGCCAAGGCTATAACAGCGCTACTGGTTACTTACCAACCAGTGAAATTGAAGCGACAGTAAAGAGCATCACAAAGTGGACCTGGAAGCATTATAAAGGGGCAGGGACCAATACCAAGAATAGAGGTGTAATGTGCTTAAACAAAACACAGCTTACTGCTACAGAGAAGATGCAGGCAGGCGCACTATACAGTGCAGAGATAAAGCGAGGCAAAACCTTTGATAAGCTCAAACGCGCAGCCAGAGGTGCGAAGCTTGGCATTGATTTAAAGCTTAACCTAAATCAAGCCGATATTGCCCAGCGCTCTGGTATGTCACTCAGCACCGTAAAGCGTTGCTGGGTTGCGGTTTTAGATTATATTTTTAAAGGTGTCATTAGGGGTATATCAGATATAAGCGCTGGGGGTTTGGAAGCTATGGCTTTGTTTGTGGGTGAGGTGGTTAGGCTGATCTTGGATCGTAGACCTCAGAATGTGCCTTTGGATGAGGCTGATTGGTCCGATTTTGAGCTGGGGCTGGTGGAAAGGTAA
- a CDS encoding type II toxin-antitoxin system RelE family toxin: MPTYELRFKKSAVKDLAKITKSLPKSKRRSLKEQIDSLSDNPKPENCKKLKGYDNLYRVSMDNYRVVYTLEDECLCIIEVILVAHRSEVYKLLKQMKVS; this comes from the coding sequence ATGCCAACCTATGAATTACGCTTTAAAAAAAGTGCTGTTAAAGACCTTGCCAAGATCACAAAAAGCCTACCTAAATCTAAACGTCGATCACTTAAAGAGCAAATTGATTCTTTAAGTGATAACCCCAAGCCAGAAAACTGCAAGAAGCTAAAAGGATATGATAATCTATACCGTGTGAGCATGGATAATTATCGGGTTGTTTACACCCTTGAGGATGAATGCCTCTGTATTATTGAAGTGATTTTGGTTGCCCATCGTAGCGAAGTCTATAAACTATTGAAACAAATGAAAGTTAGTTGA
- a CDS encoding type II toxin-antitoxin system Phd/YefM family antitoxin has product MLKVSMARAREQLSEIAQKVQHRGERCMFTHYNKPVVALISAEELELFEMLLEKYEDDLSAQAYENRKAEESVSAEDAWKELGL; this is encoded by the coding sequence ATGTTAAAAGTATCTATGGCAAGAGCAAGAGAACAACTTAGTGAAATTGCGCAAAAAGTACAGCACCGGGGTGAGCGCTGCATGTTCACACATTATAATAAGCCTGTTGTCGCATTAATTTCTGCTGAAGAACTTGAGCTTTTTGAAATGCTACTTGAGAAATACGAGGATGATTTGTCTGCACAAGCCTATGAAAACCGTAAAGCTGAAGAAAGTGTGTCTGCAGAAGATGCTTGGAAAGAGCTAGGTCTTTAA
- a CDS encoding helix-turn-helix domain-containing protein, translated as MAKSLTEALHETAQDFYDAGVMSEQTMREFDAMCLPEIKEYTPNQIKQLRRKNKISQAVFAAYLNTVPSTVQKWEQGQKKPSKFALKLLSLVDRYGIKFLAA; from the coding sequence ATGGCTAAGAGCTTAACAGAAGCGTTACATGAAACTGCACAGGATTTTTATGATGCTGGTGTGATGAGCGAGCAAACCATGCGTGAGTTTGATGCGATGTGTTTGCCTGAAATAAAAGAGTATACGCCTAATCAAATTAAGCAGCTCCGTCGCAAAAACAAAATAAGTCAGGCTGTTTTCGCTGCATACTTGAATACAGTGCCATCGACTGTTCAAAAGTGGGAGCAGGGACAAAAGAAACCAAGTAAATTTGCTTTGAAGTTACTTAGCTTGGTAGATCGTTACGGTATTAAGTTTTTAGCTGCTTAG
- a CDS encoding type II toxin-antitoxin system RelE/ParE family toxin — protein MRIFKTKFFSKWAKKEALTDKDLSAAVVEIEQGLIDANLGGDVYKKRVSIQGKGKRGGARTVLAYKVENKAFFLFGYAKSVKANISSDELKIAKKLASEMLGSTESELKKLLKAGALIEVKYYG, from the coding sequence ATGCGTATTTTCAAAACTAAATTCTTTTCAAAATGGGCCAAGAAAGAAGCACTCACAGATAAAGACTTAAGTGCTGCGGTCGTGGAGATAGAGCAAGGGTTGATTGATGCAAATTTAGGCGGTGATGTTTATAAAAAGAGAGTGTCCATACAAGGAAAAGGGAAACGTGGTGGGGCACGTACTGTCTTAGCTTACAAGGTAGAAAACAAAGCGTTTTTTCTTTTTGGTTATGCAAAAAGCGTGAAGGCGAATATAAGCAGTGATGAATTAAAAATAGCCAAAAAGCTGGCTAGTGAAATGCTAGGTAGTACGGAGAGTGAATTGAAAAAATTGTTGAAAGCGGGTGCATTGATAGAGGTGAAATATTATGGCTAA
- a CDS encoding tyrosine-type recombinase/integrase, giving the protein MSLRKQARILSERQERIVYHYIKSTTAPERNLVLFLLSIKAGLRAKEIAHICWKNVFDSDCHIGGQIKLTNDISKGETGGRIIPLNQQLKLALIALHNHDQPNHENVPIIISQRKAAFSPQTIVNWFARLYKELEFSGHSSHSGRRTFVTRAAKNIIKAGGSLRDVQQLAGHSKLQTTQHYIEGDSEAKKKVVDLI; this is encoded by the coding sequence ATGAGTTTACGAAAACAGGCCCGCATTCTTTCCGAGCGACAAGAGCGCATTGTCTACCACTACATCAAAAGCACAACCGCACCCGAGCGCAACCTCGTTTTGTTTTTGTTGTCGATTAAGGCTGGACTTCGTGCCAAAGAGATCGCCCATATCTGCTGGAAAAATGTTTTTGACTCAGACTGCCACATCGGTGGCCAAATAAAGCTCACCAACGACATCAGCAAAGGCGAAACGGGTGGTCGCATTATCCCCCTCAACCAGCAACTCAAACTGGCTCTAATTGCATTACATAATCACGATCAACCAAACCATGAGAATGTTCCTATTATTATTTCGCAACGCAAGGCCGCTTTTAGCCCGCAAACTATCGTTAACTGGTTTGCTCGCCTGTACAAAGAACTCGAATTTAGCGGCCATTCCAGCCACTCAGGACGTAGAACCTTTGTCACCCGAGCGGCAAAAAACATCATCAAAGCCGGTGGCAGTCTAAGAGACGTACAGCAGCTCGCAGGCCACTCAAAGCTACAAACCACCCAGCACTACATTGAAGGCGACAGCGAAGCGAAAAAGAAAGTTGTTGATCTTATTTAA
- a CDS encoding ParA family protein gives MDTQIFAICNQKGGVGKTTTSIGLARALAEDAPTLFLDLDTQCNSTYTLMGINEDEYDGPTVKEALLEDKVELINLENNLFLLPGSDDLEDHVLFTTVPPHRILRQLQKLLSKIQENTQNKFSYIVLDCPPSKGIVLQNALVAATYALIVLKLDTYSSKGIKKLINTIDNLIEEGDSKIKIAGMLINDFDKSTEMDRNNFVKIQEMYSSYIFDTMINHNQYVRKLVNPTQKPRKNITHMYKEFKLELLSRISNVSPQKWGVAKANSNKEKKIAGENK, from the coding sequence ATGGATACACAAATATTTGCAATCTGCAATCAGAAAGGTGGCGTAGGTAAGACGACTACATCTATAGGTTTAGCTCGCGCTCTAGCAGAAGATGCTCCTACACTATTTCTAGATTTAGACACTCAATGTAACTCAACATATACACTAATGGGCATTAATGAAGATGAATATGACGGCCCAACAGTAAAAGAGGCTTTGTTAGAGGACAAGGTTGAGCTAATTAATTTAGAAAATAATTTATTCCTATTACCTGGAAGCGATGATTTAGAAGACCATGTATTATTTACAACAGTGCCTCCTCATCGTATTTTACGACAGCTTCAAAAATTATTATCAAAAATTCAAGAAAACACTCAAAATAAATTTAGTTATATCGTTTTAGATTGTCCACCAAGCAAAGGAATTGTGCTTCAAAATGCATTAGTTGCAGCTACCTATGCCTTAATTGTTCTAAAATTAGACACTTATTCTTCTAAAGGAATAAAAAAACTTATTAATACTATCGATAACCTCATTGAAGAAGGTGATTCAAAAATCAAAATAGCTGGCATGCTTATTAATGACTTTGACAAGTCAACAGAAATGGATAGAAATAACTTCGTAAAAATACAAGAAATGTATTCTTCTTATATATTCGACACAATGATTAATCATAATCAGTACGTTAGAAAATTAGTTAACCCAACTCAAAAACCAAGAAAAAATATAACCCATATGTATAAAGAATTTAAACTTGAATTACTCAGCCGCATAAGTAATGTTTCACCACAAAAATGGGGAGTAGCAAAAGCTAACTCTAATAAAGAAAAAAAAATTGCTGGAGAAAATAAATGA
- a CDS encoding ParB/RepB/Spo0J family partition protein, which produces MIIKEKPRTTVKAIKGTQLPELEKADLSVIEGLHSQINVKNIKTNHIVRYEFKNRNPEEFGDMDALKSSIKEVGILKPIIVFDTEDGYILIAGERRWTASKELNLKTVQAKVYPEEMFSDAFALRLQEIENEESEGMTDYGKFKHYRNLLENDIYASRGDLIDKLNIKGGRQELSRMFSFEALEAYDNLINCFNISSRRADDIKKKIFNKLGSKLDKFVKDNYLGIQGELSIFKLEEVAKKYIGQNSKKQKKQSFHYDIKTKSGSKAISSSLNNQNISLKLSESIKNSYLLTENDLKEISNLAWKYISKKIPND; this is translated from the coding sequence ATGATTATAAAAGAAAAACCTAGAACCACAGTAAAAGCAATTAAAGGCACGCAGCTACCAGAGCTTGAAAAGGCGGACCTGTCAGTTATTGAAGGACTGCATAGTCAAATTAACGTTAAAAACATAAAAACAAATCACATTGTAAGGTACGAATTCAAAAACCGTAACCCAGAAGAATTTGGCGATATGGATGCGTTAAAATCAAGCATTAAAGAAGTGGGAATATTAAAGCCCATTATCGTTTTTGATACCGAGGATGGTTATATATTAATAGCTGGCGAAAGACGATGGACTGCTTCTAAAGAATTAAACCTAAAGACAGTTCAAGCAAAAGTATATCCTGAAGAAATGTTTAGTGATGCTTTTGCGTTAAGGCTTCAAGAAATTGAAAATGAAGAAAGTGAAGGAATGACAGATTATGGTAAGTTTAAACACTATAGAAATTTATTAGAAAATGATATTTATGCCAGCAGAGGAGATTTGATTGACAAATTAAATATAAAAGGCGGTCGGCAAGAACTAAGTAGAATGTTTAGCTTTGAAGCTTTAGAAGCATACGACAACCTAATTAATTGCTTCAATATTTCCAGCAGAAGAGCTGATGACATTAAAAAGAAAATCTTTAACAAACTGGGATCAAAATTAGATAAATTTGTCAAAGATAATTACTTGGGTATTCAAGGCGAGCTATCAATTTTTAAGCTAGAAGAAGTTGCAAAAAAATATATCGGCCAGAATTCAAAAAAGCAAAAAAAACAATCTTTCCATTACGACATTAAAACAAAGTCAGGCTCTAAAGCTATATCTTCATCACTAAACAACCAAAACATCAGCTTGAAATTATCTGAAAGTATAAAAAACAGCTACCTATTGACAGAAAACGATCTAAAGGAAATTAGCAATTTAGCCTGGAAATACATTTCCAAAAAAATCCCTAATGATTGA
- a CDS encoding glycoside hydrolase family protein, producing MNKQELIDSLKESEGVRFKPYRDTVGKLTIGVGRNLDDLGISDDEANYLLNNDIERVLDQCTSLPYWLSLNDERKAVIAEMLFNLGLSGVKKFKNMSAALKENNFDKAAAEMLNSKWANQVGNRAVRLANRMKLGC from the coding sequence ATGAATAAGCAAGAATTAATTGATTCGCTCAAAGAGTCGGAAGGTGTTCGTTTCAAGCCTTATCGTGATACTGTTGGTAAGTTAACGATTGGTGTCGGCCGTAATCTTGATGATTTAGGTATTAGTGACGATGAAGCAAATTACTTGCTCAATAATGATATTGAACGAGTGTTAGACCAATGCACATCCCTGCCCTATTGGCTAAGTTTGAACGACGAGCGTAAAGCTGTTATTGCTGAAATGCTTTTTAATCTTGGCCTTTCGGGAGTTAAAAAATTTAAAAATATGTCTGCAGCGCTTAAAGAAAACAACTTTGATAAAGCGGCTGCAGAAATGCTGAATTCTAAGTGGGCCAATCAAGTAGGTAATCGCGCTGTGAGGTTGGCAAACAGGATGAAGCTCGGTTGCTGA
- a CDS encoding contractile injection system protein, VgrG/Pvc8 family, giving the protein MTPTYSIVNYGPDGTINDRTEAFKGRLLSMTVNDYSGMSSDSVTFVLDDADGKLIAPDTKSSIRVNLGYEGSPLVTMGEFTVTQTTYSGWPRRLTVTATSMDMYVGLKEVMSRSFSNKTVKEIIEEIATSNVNTNEKMYEVTVGHDVADQVVKYIAQTNESSMNFLTRFARDRGCVFKCTHNRIVFVTAGTGKRASGVDLDPINIDVQTGNVLDYIVSYDRRLQYNTVRAHYHDFATGLAGKIDAGSGKKPIYVMPNYLANELEASVSAHAELHRLQRCKGQFSVNLVGNPFLMAQFPVNLTGVKKNIDEQWVVSQATHQYIEGRGYTTRIEGNIKLKL; this is encoded by the coding sequence ATGACTCCGACTTACTCTATTGTAAATTATGGGCCAGACGGCACCATTAATGATCGCACCGAAGCGTTTAAAGGCCGTCTACTCTCTATGACCGTGAACGATTATTCTGGCATGTCGAGCGACAGTGTGACCTTTGTACTCGATGATGCAGATGGCAAATTAATTGCCCCGGACACTAAAAGCTCAATTCGCGTTAACCTCGGTTATGAAGGCAGCCCTTTAGTGACGATGGGCGAATTTACTGTCACACAAACCACCTACTCCGGTTGGCCTCGACGACTCACTGTAACGGCCACCTCAATGGACATGTACGTTGGCTTAAAAGAAGTGATGAGCCGCAGCTTTAGCAATAAAACCGTCAAAGAAATTATTGAGGAAATTGCCACCAGCAACGTAAATACCAATGAAAAGATGTATGAAGTAACCGTCGGCCACGATGTCGCCGATCAAGTGGTAAAATACATCGCACAAACCAATGAAAGCAGCATGAACTTTTTAACGCGCTTTGCTAGAGATCGGGGCTGTGTTTTTAAATGTACGCATAATCGAATTGTGTTTGTGACCGCAGGGACAGGTAAAAGGGCTTCGGGGGTGGATTTAGACCCTATAAATATCGATGTCCAAACAGGTAATGTTTTAGACTACATAGTCTCATATGATCGTCGTCTACAATACAACACAGTGCGGGCGCATTATCATGATTTTGCCACTGGCCTCGCTGGTAAAATTGATGCTGGTTCTGGTAAAAAACCAATCTATGTGATGCCTAATTATCTAGCAAATGAATTAGAGGCATCAGTGTCGGCCCATGCTGAGCTTCATAGGCTTCAACGATGCAAAGGTCAATTCAGTGTAAATCTAGTTGGCAATCCTTTTTTGATGGCGCAATTCCCCGTTAATTTAACAGGGGTTAAAAAAAATATCGATGAACAATGGGTTGTTAGTCAAGCGACTCATCAATACATTGAGGGTAGAGGTTATACAACTAGGATAGAAGGAAATATAAAACTAAAGCTTTAA
- a CDS encoding tail protein X, which produces MAQIYKTKSNNVVDEICYQFYGERSDALDAVFKSNPTLSSYGTHLPAELTLILPDLPEAQTEETQQLFN; this is translated from the coding sequence ATGGCACAGATATACAAAACCAAAAGCAATAACGTGGTGGATGAGATTTGTTATCAGTTTTATGGTGAGCGCAGTGATGCCTTAGATGCCGTATTTAAATCAAATCCGACTTTATCTAGTTATGGCACTCACCTCCCCGCCGAACTCACTTTAATTTTACCGGACCTTCCCGAAGCACAGACCGAAGAAACCCAACAATTATTTAATTAA
- a CDS encoding phage tail protein gives MMKLGSFHFSVKTASYNKLQRKTSMRWAKNEPFGGGQSLQFLGQGEDSISLDGVIFPYYQGGLDQVDTMRKIAQEGKPLLLADDSKVHEYWVIEEVTETQSKFIGQTPQKIEFNLRLLYYGTDIQNQKQ, from the coding sequence ATGATGAAGCTCGGCAGTTTTCACTTTTCGGTGAAGACTGCCAGCTACAATAAACTACAACGCAAAACCTCAATGCGCTGGGCAAAAAACGAACCATTTGGAGGTGGTCAGAGTTTGCAGTTTTTAGGCCAGGGCGAAGACAGTATTAGCTTGGATGGAGTGATTTTTCCCTACTATCAAGGCGGCTTAGATCAAGTCGATACAATGAGGAAAATTGCCCAAGAGGGTAAGCCGCTTTTACTCGCTGATGATAGCAAGGTCCATGAATACTGGGTCATTGAAGAGGTCACCGAAACCCAATCGAAATTCATTGGCCAAACGCCTCAAAAAATCGAGTTTAATTTAAGGCTACTTTACTATGGCACAGATATACAAAACCAAAAGCAATAA